One window of Mesorhizobium sp. PAMC28654 genomic DNA carries:
- a CDS encoding beta-ketoacyl-ACP synthase: protein MSPHDVVITGIGLVSSLGEGPDAHWRKLAQPGLSPVLESGRFAPYTVHPLPAIDWNLQIAKRGDQRQMETWQRLGTYAAGLALDDAGIKGNDELCTTMDMVVAAGGGERDEAVDADIMAASESRNDRDVLLNEKLTTELRPTLFLAQLSNLLAGNISIVHKVTGSSRTFMGEEGAGVSAVETAAARIRSGQSTHILVGGAFQTEHSDMLLGYELAGYLHRGPWKPVWQRQGAEGGGVVSGSGGAFLVLEQREHAVGRGRKIYAELGAVVSGRARRRRGELDAEIAALLSRAALPNGNLLALSGASGAHAATTAEKAALDANPAITTRGFSTLTGHMKEAQFPFAVALAALAVDRKAAYPVFDAAAEKPFEGVPKSVLATAIGYHQFEGMALVNAA, encoded by the coding sequence ATGAGCCCTCACGACGTCGTCATCACCGGCATCGGCCTTGTCTCCTCGCTGGGAGAGGGTCCGGATGCGCATTGGCGGAAACTCGCCCAGCCAGGTCTGAGCCCCGTGCTCGAATCCGGGCGGTTCGCGCCTTACACCGTCCATCCGCTACCGGCCATCGACTGGAACCTGCAGATCGCCAAGCGCGGCGACCAGCGGCAGATGGAAACCTGGCAGCGGCTTGGCACCTATGCCGCCGGGCTCGCGCTGGACGATGCCGGCATCAAGGGCAATGACGAGCTTTGCACGACCATGGATATGGTCGTGGCCGCCGGCGGCGGCGAGCGCGACGAGGCGGTCGACGCCGATATCATGGCCGCTTCGGAAAGCCGCAACGACCGCGATGTGCTGCTCAACGAGAAACTCACCACCGAACTGCGGCCAACCCTGTTCCTGGCCCAGCTTTCCAATCTGCTCGCCGGCAACATCTCCATCGTCCACAAGGTGACGGGATCGTCGCGCACCTTCATGGGTGAGGAAGGTGCGGGTGTCTCGGCCGTCGAGACGGCTGCCGCGCGCATCCGCTCGGGCCAGTCGACGCATATCCTGGTCGGCGGCGCCTTCCAGACAGAACATTCCGACATGCTGCTCGGCTATGAATTGGCCGGCTATCTGCATCGCGGCCCATGGAAACCGGTCTGGCAAAGACAGGGCGCGGAAGGTGGTGGCGTGGTGTCGGGATCCGGCGGCGCTTTCCTGGTGCTGGAGCAGCGCGAACACGCGGTAGGCCGTGGGCGGAAAATCTATGCCGAGTTGGGGGCGGTCGTCTCTGGCCGCGCCAGACGGCGGCGGGGCGAACTCGACGCGGAGATTGCCGCGCTGCTTAGCCGAGCCGCGTTGCCGAACGGCAATTTGCTGGCACTATCGGGTGCATCGGGCGCTCACGCGGCAACCACCGCCGAGAAGGCTGCGCTCGACGCCAATCCGGCGATCACCACGCGCGGCTTCTCGACGCTGACCGGACACATGAAGGAAGCGCAGTTTCCGTTCGCCGTGGCGCTGGCGGCACTCGCTGTCGATCGCAAGGCCGCCTACCCTGTTTTTGATGCCGCTGCCGAGAAGCCATTCGAAGGCGTGCCAAAAAGCGTCCTTGCAACGGCGATCGGCTATCACCAATTCGAGGGCATGGCGCTGGTCAACGCCGCGTAA
- a CDS encoding acyl carrier protein, protein MSTTFDKVAKIIADTSEIDIDTITPESHTIDDLGIDSLDFLDIVFAIDKEFGIKVPLEKWTQEVNDGKASTDDYFVMKNLCAKIDALVAAKTA, encoded by the coding sequence TTGTCCACCACGTTCGACAAAGTCGCCAAGATCATTGCCGACACCAGCGAGATCGATATCGACACCATTACGCCCGAGAGCCACACGATCGACGATCTCGGCATCGACAGCCTCGACTTCCTCGACATCGTCTTTGCCATCGACAAGGAATTCGGCATCAAGGTGCCGCTGGAAAAGTGGACGCAGGAAGTCAATGACGGCAAGGCCTCGACCGACGATTATTTCGTCATGAAGAACCTGTGCGCCAAGATCGACGCGCTGGTCGCGGCCAAGACCGCCTGA
- a CDS encoding histidine phosphatase family protein, with translation MIRFALALFLLVIPASAHATDAGWALLRDGGHVVLLRNAMVTGATDPANFDIANCSTQINLSARGKQQASKIGALFAARAAPVSRVLSSRYCRCVDTARIAFEAEPELFAPLDLLSTDETAKAAQIAAIMKEIRAYSGSDNLVMVTHLEDIVALTGISPREGEAVVVEPQGEGLRVLGRVTF, from the coding sequence ATGATTCGATTTGCCCTGGCGCTGTTTCTGCTTGTCATTCCCGCTTCTGCTCATGCGACCGACGCCGGCTGGGCGCTGCTGCGTGATGGCGGACATGTCGTGCTGCTTCGCAATGCGATGGTTACCGGCGCCACCGATCCGGCCAATTTCGACATCGCCAACTGTTCCACCCAGATCAATCTGTCGGCGCGCGGTAAACAGCAGGCGAGCAAGATCGGCGCACTGTTCGCCGCCCGCGCGGCACCCGTCTCTCGCGTGTTGTCCAGCCGCTATTGCCGGTGCGTGGACACAGCCCGGATCGCCTTCGAGGCCGAGCCGGAACTCTTTGCGCCGCTCGACCTGCTGTCGACCGACGAGACCGCGAAGGCCGCCCAGATCGCGGCGATCATGAAGGAGATCCGCGCCTATTCCGGCTCCGACAATCTGGTCATGGTCACCCATCTGGAAGACATCGTCGCGCTCACCGGCATTTCGCCGCGCGAAGGCGAAGCGGTGGTCGTCGAGCCCCAGGGCGAGGGCTTGCGCGTGCTCGGTCGCGTGACATTTTGA
- a CDS encoding AEC family transporter: protein MSPLTETVLFVFSLVALGYLAGLTGYLKPASGEGISDFAVSVAMPLLLFQTMVNADFHGVAPWSLWSAYFIAVALTWAAGHLVTTRIFGRDARAGIVGGVSSSYSNVVLLGAPFILGIFGPNGFEVLSLLVSVHLPIMMMASIVLFEIFGRRGDEPVHPLRVVRSFLRKLLVNPLIIGILAGLAWRISGTPLPGLVSRLVDALASTAGPVALFAMGLSLRRFGISGNIRPALALSVLKLFLMPALVLGLVWLFGLPPLTAKVAVVVAALPSGINSYLIAVQFNTGQALASNQMTIATACAAVTTAFWLAVVGYVFG from the coding sequence ATGTCCCCGCTGACTGAAACAGTCCTTTTTGTCTTCAGCCTTGTCGCACTCGGCTATCTTGCCGGGCTCACCGGCTATCTGAAGCCGGCGAGCGGCGAGGGGATATCCGACTTCGCGGTCAGCGTGGCGATGCCGCTGCTGCTGTTCCAGACGATGGTGAACGCCGATTTCCATGGCGTGGCGCCGTGGTCGCTTTGGTCAGCCTATTTCATCGCGGTGGCGCTCACATGGGCCGCCGGGCATCTGGTCACCACCCGGATTTTCGGACGCGACGCACGCGCCGGGATCGTCGGTGGCGTATCATCGTCCTATTCCAATGTGGTCCTGCTTGGCGCTCCCTTCATCCTCGGCATATTCGGGCCGAACGGGTTCGAGGTGCTGTCGCTGCTGGTGTCCGTGCACCTGCCGATCATGATGATGGCCTCGATTGTCCTGTTCGAGATATTTGGCCGTCGCGGCGATGAGCCAGTTCATCCCCTGCGGGTCGTCAGGAGCTTCCTGCGGAAATTGCTCGTCAATCCGCTGATCATCGGCATCCTGGCCGGCCTCGCATGGCGCATCAGCGGAACGCCGCTGCCGGGGCTTGTCTCGCGGCTGGTCGACGCGCTGGCCAGTACCGCCGGCCCGGTGGCGCTGTTCGCGATGGGGCTCAGCCTGCGCCGTTTCGGCATTTCCGGCAACATCCGGCCGGCGCTGGCGCTCTCGGTGCTGAAGCTGTTCCTGATGCCGGCGCTGGTTCTCGGTCTTGTCTGGCTGTTCGGGCTGCCGCCGCTGACCGCCAAGGTGGCGGTCGTGGTGGCGGCGCTGCCGTCGGGCATCAATTCCTACCTCATTGCCGTGCAGTTCAACACGGGCCAGGCGCTGGCGTCGAACCAGATGACCATCGCCACCGCTTGCGCGGCCGTCACCACCGCCTTCTGGCTGGCCGTTGTCGGATACGTGTTCGGGTAG
- a CDS encoding NAD-dependent succinate-semialdehyde dehydrogenase encodes MLQKTSHFMRQANLINGEWVQADSGQTVDVNNPATGLKIGTVPKSGKAETRRAIEAADAAFKSWRKTTALDRSKLLRKLHDAIMDNQDVLAELLTIEQGKSLFESKGEIGSAAAYILWFAEEGRRTYGDVVPSPWADRRILVTKEPVGVIAAITPWNFPSSMLARKLGPALAAGCTAVVKPASQTPYSGLAWGALAEEVGFPKGVINILTGAAGEIGDEICSNPLVSKITFTGSTEVGKILIQKSSVTVKKVSMELGGNAPFIVFDDADLERAVAGAITAKYRNSGQTCVCTNRFLVQAGVYDKFVERLAAASNELKVGSGLEDGVQQGPLIDEKAVEKVEELIADATAKGGKVVAGGKRHALGGSFFQPTVIANATPKMRFMKEEIFGPVAPVFKFETEEEAIALANDTEFGLACYFYTGDLGRAFRVMEGLKYGMVGVNEGLITTPEAPFGGVKESGLGKEGGHQGIEDYLDTKYVCIGGLGL; translated from the coding sequence ATGCTTCAGAAAACCAGCCATTTCATGCGGCAGGCCAATCTCATCAACGGCGAGTGGGTGCAGGCCGACAGCGGCCAGACCGTTGACGTCAACAACCCGGCCACCGGTCTCAAGATCGGCACCGTGCCTAAGTCGGGTAAGGCCGAGACCCGTCGCGCCATCGAGGCCGCCGACGCTGCCTTCAAGTCATGGCGCAAGACCACCGCGCTCGACCGTTCGAAGCTGCTGCGCAAGCTGCATGACGCGATCATGGACAATCAGGATGTGCTGGCCGAACTGCTCACCATCGAGCAGGGCAAGTCGCTGTTTGAATCGAAGGGCGAGATCGGCTCGGCCGCGGCCTACATCCTGTGGTTCGCCGAAGAGGGTCGCCGCACCTATGGCGACGTTGTTCCGTCGCCGTGGGCCGACCGCCGCATCCTGGTCACCAAGGAGCCGGTTGGCGTCATAGCCGCCATCACCCCGTGGAATTTCCCGTCCTCGATGCTGGCCCGCAAGCTCGGCCCGGCGCTCGCCGCCGGCTGCACCGCCGTGGTCAAGCCGGCTTCGCAGACCCCTTATTCAGGCCTCGCCTGGGGCGCGCTCGCCGAGGAAGTCGGCTTCCCGAAAGGCGTGATCAATATCCTGACGGGTGCCGCCGGCGAGATCGGCGACGAAATCTGCTCCAATCCCCTGGTGTCGAAGATCACCTTCACCGGCTCGACCGAGGTCGGCAAGATCCTCATCCAGAAGTCGTCCGTCACCGTGAAGAAGGTGTCGATGGAGCTCGGCGGCAACGCGCCGTTTATCGTCTTCGACGATGCTGATCTCGAGCGTGCCGTGGCCGGCGCCATCACCGCCAAGTACCGTAATTCCGGCCAGACCTGCGTCTGCACCAACCGCTTCCTGGTTCAGGCTGGTGTCTACGACAAATTTGTCGAAAGGCTTGCGGCCGCCAGCAACGAGCTGAAGGTCGGTTCCGGTCTTGAGGACGGCGTGCAGCAGGGACCGCTGATCGACGAGAAGGCGGTTGAGAAGGTCGAGGAACTGATCGCCGACGCCACCGCCAAGGGTGGCAAGGTCGTCGCTGGCGGCAAGCGCCATGCGCTGGGCGGCTCGTTCTTCCAGCCGACGGTCATTGCCAACGCGACGCCCAAGATGCGCTTCATGAAGGAAGAGATCTTTGGCCCGGTGGCCCCGGTGTTCAAGTTCGAGACCGAGGAAGAGGCCATCGCACTCGCCAATGACACCGAATTCGGTCTCGCCTGCTATTTCTACACCGGCGACCTTGGCCGTGCCTTCCGTGTCATGGAAGGTTTGAAATACGGCATGGTGGGCGTCAATGAAGGCCTCATCACCACGCCGGAAGCGCCGTTCGGCGGCGTCAAGGAATCGGGTCTCGGCAAGGAAGGCGGACATCAGGGTATCGAGGATTACCTCGACACCAAGTATGTTTGCATTGGTGGCCTCGGCCTCTGA
- a CDS encoding aldose epimerase family protein, whose product MTMKDGEVFGTTQAGEDVRRFTIKGGGLTASIIGLGAIVQDLRLNGHDAPLVLGYDRFQAYETDTAFFGAVVGRFANRIRDGRFTLAGNRYQTERNYLDKHTLHGGSQGYSHRAWAVSLHGRDFVTLTLHDPDGSMGFPGALEVTCTYRLKIPGTLSVELTATCEEPTLCNLAQHSYFNLDDGGAGDILDHRLMLNAGAYLPVDGDMIPTGAVKPVDGTAFDFRQARPIRMENEGEQLPYDQNFCLAPTRGPLRQAAWAQGANSGVEMEVWTTEPGVQLYTGQYVAPVSLGLGGRRYNAFSGFCLEAQVWPDAPNRPYFPQATLWPGAIYHQVTEYRFRLP is encoded by the coding sequence ATGACAATGAAGGACGGCGAGGTTTTCGGGACGACGCAGGCGGGCGAGGACGTCCGCCGCTTCACCATCAAGGGCGGCGGCCTCACCGCCAGCATCATCGGGCTGGGCGCGATCGTCCAGGATCTGCGCTTGAACGGCCATGATGCGCCGCTGGTGCTCGGCTACGATCGTTTCCAGGCTTATGAAACGGACACGGCCTTCTTCGGCGCGGTTGTCGGGCGCTTCGCCAACCGCATCCGCGACGGCCGCTTCACCCTCGCCGGCAATCGTTACCAGACTGAACGCAATTACCTCGACAAGCATACGCTGCATGGCGGCTCGCAGGGCTATTCCCACCGGGCCTGGGCGGTTTCGCTGCATGGCCGGGATTTTGTCACGCTGACATTGCATGACCCCGACGGCTCAATGGGATTTCCGGGCGCGCTCGAGGTGACCTGCACTTATCGGCTGAAGATCCCGGGTACGCTCAGCGTCGAGCTGACGGCGACATGCGAGGAGCCGACGCTGTGCAACCTCGCCCAGCACTCCTATTTCAACCTGGATGACGGCGGCGCCGGCGATATACTCGACCATCGGCTGATGCTGAATGCCGGCGCCTATCTGCCGGTGGACGGCGACATGATCCCGACCGGCGCGGTGAAGCCTGTCGACGGCACCGCCTTCGACTTCCGCCAGGCACGGCCGATACGCATGGAAAACGAGGGCGAACAGCTTCCTTACGACCAGAATTTCTGCCTTGCCCCGACGCGCGGCCCGCTCCGGCAGGCGGCCTGGGCGCAAGGGGCAAACTCAGGCGTCGAGATGGAGGTCTGGACCACGGAGCCCGGCGTCCAGCTCTATACCGGCCAGTATGTGGCGCCGGTGTCATTGGGGCTGGGCGGGCGCCGCTACAACGCATTCTCCGGCTTCTGCCTGGAGGCTCAGGTCTGGCCGGACGCACCCAATCGGCCTTATTTTCCGCAGGCGACGCTGTGGCCGGGCGCGATCTATCACCAGGTGACGGAATATCGGTTCAGGCTGCCTTAG
- a CDS encoding sugar kinase, which produces MAGNGVASVGECMLELSGQAGPNWRMGFAGDTFNTLWALHALSDDRPATYVSAFGDDPFSHDQIGFFAQNGIGVGASPIIAGARPGLYAITLTGAERSFTYWRGDAAARQLASDPLALAKSLQNQSLVYFSGITLAILDEGARKTLLAAVAIARCAGSRIAFDPNYRPRLWRNREDAQAAILEALAVTDIALPTFPDEQMLFGDTTPEATAERLGRTVGEIVVKNGEEPALVLSSGVSARVPAVHVAAPADTTGAGDSFNGGYLAARLAGHAPTKAAAHAHRVAAAVVQVRGALAPFEVLRSAFAG; this is translated from the coding sequence ATGGCAGGAAACGGCGTCGCCTCGGTCGGTGAATGCATGCTTGAACTTTCGGGCCAGGCCGGCCCGAACTGGCGCATGGGCTTTGCCGGAGACACGTTCAACACGCTGTGGGCGCTGCATGCACTGAGCGACGACCGGCCGGCGACCTACGTCTCGGCGTTCGGCGATGACCCATTCTCCCATGACCAGATCGGCTTCTTCGCGCAAAACGGCATCGGTGTCGGCGCCAGCCCAATCATCGCGGGTGCGCGTCCCGGCCTCTACGCCATCACGCTGACAGGCGCCGAACGTTCCTTCACTTACTGGCGCGGCGATGCGGCCGCCAGGCAGCTTGCCTCCGACCCCCTTGCCCTGGCGAAAAGCCTGCAAAACCAGTCGCTTGTCTACTTTTCCGGAATCACCCTGGCAATTCTGGACGAGGGCGCGCGCAAGACCTTGCTGGCGGCCGTCGCGATCGCGCGCTGCGCGGGCAGCCGGATCGCATTCGACCCCAACTACCGGCCACGGCTCTGGCGCAATCGCGAGGACGCGCAAGCCGCGATCCTCGAAGCGCTTGCCGTCACCGACATCGCGCTGCCGACCTTTCCCGACGAGCAGATGCTGTTTGGCGATACGACACCGGAGGCGACGGCGGAGCGGCTGGGACGGACCGTTGGCGAGATCGTCGTCAAGAATGGCGAGGAACCGGCGCTTGTCCTTTCAAGCGGGGTGAGCGCGCGCGTGCCGGCCGTCCATGTCGCCGCTCCAGCCGACACGACGGGCGCCGGCGATTCCTTCAATGGCGGCTATCTCGCTGCCCGGCTGGCCGGCCACGCGCCGACCAAAGCCGCCGCACATGCGCATCGCGTCGCCGCCGCCGTCGTGCAGGTACGCGGCGCATTGGCACCGTTCGAGGTTTTGCGTAGCGCGTTTGCGGGATAG
- a CDS encoding FixH family protein yields MASLWRYLLAGLGLAALLAGILAVVYLATPQTAQLAGADISRSKKTDNGLFMASFEPERGVVRQGELESWLLTLKTTAGDPVEGAAIAVSGGMPQHNHGLPTSPQATDYLGDGRYRIEGVKFTMAGWWQLHFAISATAGSDTVVFNVVL; encoded by the coding sequence TTGGCATCATTATGGCGTTATCTTCTGGCGGGTCTTGGTCTGGCCGCGCTGCTGGCCGGCATCCTTGCCGTGGTATACTTGGCCACGCCGCAAACGGCGCAGCTTGCCGGTGCGGATATTTCCCGATCGAAGAAGACCGACAACGGGCTCTTCATGGCGAGTTTCGAACCGGAGCGGGGCGTCGTCCGACAGGGCGAGCTGGAATCCTGGCTGCTGACATTGAAGACAACCGCCGGCGACCCAGTGGAGGGCGCGGCCATCGCGGTTTCGGGCGGCATGCCGCAGCACAATCATGGCCTGCCGACCAGTCCGCAAGCGACCGACTATCTGGGCGACGGCCGGTATCGCATCGAAGGCGTGAAGTTCACGATGGCTGGGTGGTGGCAGCTGCATTTTGCCATTTCCGCTACCGCTGGTTCCGACACGGTCGTCTTCAACGTGGTCTTGTGA
- a CDS encoding cytochrome-c peroxidase: MRRLLRLSGFLALSLATILAGCGKPDFSDAEKKTIASLALSTLPSLKPDTTNRFADVPAAAALGSTLFFDARMSRDGNVSCSTCHKIDRQFQDDLPQAVGVGRTNRRTMALAGVAYDPWFFWDGRRDSLWAQAVTPLENPLEQAGNRAAYAHYIKARFGERYERIFGPLPDLSTVPANASPLGNDAEKASWNSMSDQQRDAVNRVFSNIGKAIAAFERSIMPPQTRFDRFAVDLATGAQPKGDDAFSAQEVLGLKLFIGKANCVTCHNGPRFTDNSFHNTGVPPVADLPPDRGRIDAVAQVEVDPFNCFGAFRDGDASACGELRFMVKDAPQLIRAYKTPSLRGAATRPPYMHAGQFSSLDEVVAHYTKAVPSVEGVSEVHPLELSDRERAALVAFLKTLAE; this comes from the coding sequence ATGAGGCGTCTTCTTCGCCTTTCAGGTTTTCTAGCGCTTTCGCTGGCCACCATCCTCGCCGGCTGCGGCAAGCCGGATTTTTCCGATGCCGAGAAGAAAACGATTGCCTCGCTGGCGCTGTCGACACTGCCGTCGTTGAAGCCCGATACCACCAACCGCTTTGCCGATGTGCCCGCAGCCGCGGCCCTTGGATCGACACTGTTCTTCGATGCCAGGATGAGCCGCGATGGCAATGTTTCGTGCTCGACCTGCCACAAGATCGACCGGCAATTCCAGGACGACTTGCCGCAAGCGGTTGGGGTCGGGCGCACCAACCGGCGCACAATGGCGCTGGCCGGCGTCGCCTACGATCCCTGGTTCTTCTGGGACGGGCGGCGCGACAGCCTTTGGGCACAGGCGGTGACACCGCTGGAAAATCCGCTGGAGCAGGCTGGAAACCGCGCGGCTTATGCTCACTACATCAAGGCCCGCTTCGGCGAGCGCTATGAACGTATCTTCGGGCCGTTGCCGGATCTTTCGACCGTGCCGGCCAATGCCAGCCCGCTGGGCAACGATGCCGAGAAAGCTTCATGGAACAGTATGAGCGACCAGCAGCGCGATGCGGTCAACCGGGTCTTTTCCAACATCGGCAAGGCGATTGCCGCCTTCGAGCGGTCGATCATGCCGCCACAGACGCGCTTCGACCGGTTTGCCGTGGATCTGGCAACGGGAGCCCAGCCAAAGGGCGACGACGCCTTTTCCGCCCAGGAGGTGCTGGGGCTGAAACTGTTCATCGGCAAGGCCAATTGCGTGACATGCCACAATGGCCCGCGTTTCACCGACAACAGCTTTCACAACACCGGCGTGCCGCCGGTCGCGGATCTGCCGCCGGATCGCGGCCGCATAGACGCGGTGGCGCAAGTCGAAGTCGACCCGTTCAACTGTTTCGGCGCCTTTCGCGATGGCGATGCCAGCGCCTGCGGCGAACTGCGCTTCATGGTCAAGGACGCGCCGCAGCTGATCCGCGCCTACAAGACGCCGTCATTGCGCGGCGCCGCCACGCGGCCACCCTACATGCATGCCGGGCAGTTTTCCTCGCTTGACGAGGTTGTGGCGCATTACACCAAGGCAGTACCGAGCGTCGAAGGCGTATCCGAAGTCCACCCGCTTGAGCTCTCGGACCGCGAGCGCGCGGCGCTGGTGGCGTTCCTCAAGACGCTCGCGGAGTAA
- a CDS encoding Lrp/AsnC family transcriptional regulator, which yields MTEDQLDRIDRNILSALASDGRLSMSELATMVGLSKTPVQARVKRLEKDGYIRGYQAIIDRERMGEGHVAFVQVKLSDTRSAALDAFNRAVQSVPEIEQCHMMASSFDYLLKVRTRDIAAYRRVLGERISALPHVAQTSTFVAMETVKDR from the coding sequence ATGACAGAAGACCAATTGGACCGCATCGACCGAAACATCCTCTCCGCGCTGGCCAGCGATGGCCGTTTGTCCATGTCTGAACTGGCGACGATGGTCGGCCTGTCGAAGACGCCGGTGCAGGCGCGGGTGAAGCGACTGGAAAAGGACGGCTATATCAGGGGCTACCAGGCGATCATCGATCGCGAGCGCATGGGCGAAGGCCATGTCGCCTTTGTCCAGGTCAAATTGTCGGACACCCGTTCGGCCGCGCTCGACGCCTTCAACCGTGCGGTTCAGTCCGTGCCTGAGATCGAGCAATGCCACATGATGGCATCGAGCTTCGACTATTTGCTGAAGGTGCGAACCAGGGACATCGCCGCCTATCGCCGCGTGCTGGGTGAACGTATCTCGGCCTTGCCGCATGTCGCCCAGACCTCGACCTTCGTGGCGATGGAGACGGTGAAGGATCGGTGA